From Kitasatospora sp. MAP12-44:
TGAGCCGGCCGGCTCGGCGGCGTGCAGACGGCGGCGGCCGCGGCGCCCGCGGCCAGCAGCTCACGCATCCCGACCTCGTGTTCGCGGGCAGGTGTCCTGGCGGCGGTCTCCTGCGTGGGGGTGCTGCTCGACATGGCGCCTCCCTAGTTAGGCATACCTAACTGACGTGCCCATCCCATCACGCCCGGCACCGTACCCGCAACATTTTACCGACAGCGCGTCGGAAAACCCGTCACCCGGCGTCCAGGGCGGCGAGATCGACGCCGTCCCAGCGGGCACCGAGGCCGTTCAGGGTGACCCGGCGCTCGTCGCTCTCCTCAAGGCCGCCGAGCGTGCGCTCGATCCGCAGTTCGAGGCGGCTCTCGGAGAGGTCCTCGACCTTGCCCTCACCCCACTCGACCACGATCACCGACTCCGGCAGCGACACGTCCAGGTCGAGGTCCTCCATCTCGTCCAGACCGCCGAGCCGGTAGGCGTCCACATGCACCAGCGCGGGCCCGCCGACCAGCGAGGGATGCACCCGGGCGATCACGAAGGTCGGCGAGGTGACCGCGCCGCGCACCCCGAGCCCCGCGCCCAGGCCGCGGGTCAGCGTGGTCTTGCCCGCCCCCAGCTCACCGGAGAGCAGCACCAGGTCACCGGGCCTGAGCAGGCCGGCCAGCCGCTTGCCGAGCTCGCCCATCCGCTCGGCGGTGGGGACGGTGAGAGTGGTGTGCGAGCCCATGACAGCGCCGGTGCCCTTCCTCGACAGTTCGGTGGACCACCACGGTGCCACACCCGGCGGGCGCTCAGTCCCGCGCTGCCAGCCGCTGGACGGACGCCGGTAGCGGCGCAGCGCCGGCGTGGGCGGCGGCGCGGCGGAGCAGGGCGGCCAGCCGGTGGTCGACCTCGTCGGGGCACTCCAGCATCACCAGGTGGCCGGCGTCCTGGAGGATGACCAGCTCGGCGCCCGGCAGGGCCTCGGCGATCGCCTCGCTGTGCGCCGCGGGCGTCAGCAGGTCCTTGGTGCCGGCCAGTACCAAGGCCGGCAGCCCGGCCAGGGCGTTCAGCGCGGTGGCCTTCTCGTGCGCCCCGAACGCCGGGTAGAACTCGGCCACCACGTCGATCGGGGTGCTGTCCAGCAGCTGCTCGGCGAACCTGGCCACCGCCGGGTCGACGTCCTTGGCGCCGAAGGAGAACCTCCGGTAGAGCACCGCGGCGACGTCCGCACCGATCCGCCGGGTCGCCTCCACCAGGCCGACCTGGCTGCCCAGCGCCTTGAGCACGCCCGGCGCCAGCCGCCGCCAGACCCGGGCGCCCATCGCGGGCAGGCCCAACGTCACGGTGTCCCAGTCGCCGGCCGTGGTGCCGATCAGCGCCACCCCCGCGACGCGCTCGCGGAAGAGCTCCGGCCGCTGGTCGGCCAGGGCCATCACCGTCATGCCGCCCATCGAGTGGCCCACCAGGACGATCGGCCCGGTGGGCACCACGGCGTCCAGTACGGCCCCGAGGTCCGCGCCCAACTGGTCGATGCTCGCGGGCTCCCCCGCGAGGTAGGAGCGCGAGCGCTCGGAGCGGCCGTGACTGCGCTGGTCCCAGAAGACCAGCCGCAGGCCGGCCCGCAGCGCGGCCCGCTGGAAGTGCCAGCTGTCCTGGTTGAGGCAGTAGCCGTGGCAGAACACCACGGTCAGCGCGTCGGCGGCCGGCTCGGGGCCGTCCAGCTCGACGTAGAGCTCGGTGCCGTCGGCGGCGGCGACGGTGCGCGGGCGCCCGCGCAGGGTGCCGAACGGGGCGGTCGCGTCGAGCTCCTCACGGGCCCGGCGGCGGGTGGCGCGGCCCACCGTCAGGCGCTCGATGGCGACGCCCGCGGCCGCGCCGGCGGCGACCACGCCGACCGAGATGCCGATCAGCCCGGCCCGGCTCACCCCGGCGGGGCCGGCCGAACCGGCGGGCTCGGCCATCAGAGAGTTCCGCCCAGATAGCGGCGCGGCACCCGGGAGCCGATCCGGGTGACGATCTCGTACGCGATGGTGCCGGCGGCGCGGGCCCAGTCCTCGGCGGTCGGCTCGCCGCGCTCGCCGTTGCCGAAGACCAGCACCTCCGCACCGACCTCCGGCGTCTCACCGCTCAGGTCCACCACGAACTGGTCCATCGCGATCCGCCCGGCGGCCGTGCGCCACTTGCCGTCGATCTGCACCGGCCCGGCGCCGCTGGCCTGCCGGGGCAGGCCGTCCGCGTAGCCGAGCGGCACCAGGCCCAGCGTGGTCTCGCCGGGGGTGGTGTAGAGGTGGCCGTAGCTGACGCCGTGTCCGCCGGGGACGGTCTTGACCAGCGCGAGGCGCGCGTTCAGTGCCATCACCGGGCGCAGCCCGAAGTCGGCCGGGCCGCCGATGTCCGGGACCGGCGACAGCCCGTACATCGCCAGGCCCGTGCGGACCAGGTCGTAGTGGGTGTCCGGGAGCAGCAGGGTGGCGGGCGAGTTGGCCAGGTGCCGTACCTCCGGCCGGACCCCGGCCCGCTCGGCGTGCTCCAGGGCGGCCGTGAAGGCCTCCTGCTGGGCGCGGACCGAGGGGTGGCCGGGCTCGTCGGCGGCGGCGAGGTGCGACCAGAGGCCGACCACCTGGACCAGGCCCTCCGCCTGGGCGCACAGCGCGGCGTCCACCAGGTCGGGCCAGTCGTGCGGCTGGCAGCCGTTGCGGCCGAGGCCGGTGTC
This genomic window contains:
- the tsaE gene encoding tRNA (adenosine(37)-N6)-threonylcarbamoyltransferase complex ATPase subunit type 1 TsaE; this translates as MGSHTTLTVPTAERMGELGKRLAGLLRPGDLVLLSGELGAGKTTLTRGLGAGLGVRGAVTSPTFVIARVHPSLVGGPALVHVDAYRLGGLDEMEDLDLDVSLPESVIVVEWGEGKVEDLSESRLELRIERTLGGLEESDERRVTLNGLGARWDGVDLAALDAG
- a CDS encoding alpha/beta hydrolase; the encoded protein is MAEPAGSAGPAGVSRAGLIGISVGVVAAGAAAGVAIERLTVGRATRRRAREELDATAPFGTLRGRPRTVAAADGTELYVELDGPEPAADALTVVFCHGYCLNQDSWHFQRAALRAGLRLVFWDQRSHGRSERSRSYLAGEPASIDQLGADLGAVLDAVVPTGPIVLVGHSMGGMTVMALADQRPELFRERVAGVALIGTTAGDWDTVTLGLPAMGARVWRRLAPGVLKALGSQVGLVEATRRIGADVAAVLYRRFSFGAKDVDPAVARFAEQLLDSTPIDVVAEFYPAFGAHEKATALNALAGLPALVLAGTKDLLTPAAHSEAIAEALPGAELVILQDAGHLVMLECPDEVDHRLAALLRRAAAHAGAAPLPASVQRLAARD
- the alr gene encoding alanine racemase, whose translation is MTTATTTGTAMLADGVRAEAAIDLAALRGNLASLAERAPSAELMAVVKANGYGHGALPCALEALAAGVRWLGTATPDEALALRAAGIGPERARILCWLWTPGGPWAEALRAALDISISGRWALEELLAAVRLTGVPARIHLKADTGLGRNGCQPHDWPDLVDAALCAQAEGLVQVVGLWSHLAAADEPGHPSVRAQQEAFTAALEHAERAGVRPEVRHLANSPATLLLPDTHYDLVRTGLAMYGLSPVPDIGGPADFGLRPVMALNARLALVKTVPGGHGVSYGHLYTTPGETTLGLVPLGYADGLPRQASGAGPVQIDGKWRTAAGRIAMDQFVVDLSGETPEVGAEVLVFGNGERGEPTAEDWARAAGTIAYEIVTRIGSRVPRRYLGGTL